The following coding sequences are from one Dreissena polymorpha isolate Duluth1 chromosome 8, UMN_Dpol_1.0, whole genome shotgun sequence window:
- the LOC127842787 gene encoding ceramide synthase 5-like produces the protein MGLYEALWDDTLWFPENSSGTPYGWKDLENQPGSDTYYPQLVHLNLSILIGAFFVGIRFIFERFVAVPFGFAIGVSKRRPPGPPHDQVLENAFKTCKKIDNGFIKRLSKQTDKSVHQIQIWLRKRRNYDAQPTIKKFAECCWHFLFYTSACIGGGIVLWDKPWLLATKHCWIGWPLQHLTSEIYWYYILEAAFYWGLLITLLTDAKRKDFIQMTVHHVATLVLIYFSWMMNLVRIGTLVLFVHDASDPFLTAGKMCNYSKHKLLKEILFICFIATWMITRLGVYPFSILWSTTFEPYQYIMEQTFFTHWFFLFFLYTLMVLHLMWTYSIFMVAVNKLKKGDVEDVRSDSDTDSERD, from the exons ATGGGACTATACGAAGCGCTCTGGGATGATACACTTTGGTTCCCAGAAAATTCTTCTGGGACCCCGTACGGCTGGAAGGATTTGGAAAACCAGCCGGGCTCCGATACCTACTACCCACAATTAGTGCACCTTAACCTATCGATTCTCATTGGGGCGTTTTTCGTCGGAATCAGATTTATCTTCGAAAG GTTTGTTGCAGTACCCTTCGGTTTTGCCATCGGTGTTTCCAAACGAAGGCCCCCGGGACCACCCCATGACCAAGTCCTTGAAAATGCCTTCAAGACTTGCAAAAAGATTGACAACGGTTTCATTAAA CGTCTTTCGAAGCAGACGGATAAGAGCGTTCACCAGATACAGATCTGGCTCCGGAAGCGACGTAACTATGATGCGCAGCCGACAATAAAGAAATTTGCGGAATGCTG TTGGCATTTCCTGTTCTACACATCCGCGTGCATCGGAGGTGGCATCGTCTTATGGGAC AAACCTTGGCTCTTGGCAACGAAGCATTGCTGGATCGGCTGGCCTTTGCAA caCTTGACCTCGGAGATATACTGGTATTACATTCTGGAGGCCGCGTTTTATTGGGGACTCCTGATTACGCTGCTCACCGATGCGAAACGAAAG GATTTCATTCAGATGACTGTTCACCACGTTGCCACGTTGGTGCTGATTTACTTTTCGTGGATGATGAACCTAGTACGCATAGGAACCTTAGTCCTGTTTGTTCACGATGCCTCGGACCCGTTCCTTACG GCCGGAAAAATGTGCAATTACAGCAAACACAAACTGCTCAAGGAAATCCTATTCATATGCTTCATCGCTACATGGATGATAACACGACTCGGGGTCTACCCATTTAG TATTTTATGGAGTACAACCTTTGAACCCTACCAATATATAATGGAGCAGACGTTTTTCACTCACTGGTTCTTCCTGTTTTTTCTCTACACGCTAATGGTCCTGCACCTCATGTGGACTTACAGCATTTTCATGGTGGCGGTAAACAAGTTGAAGAAGGGAGAC